In Flavobacteriales bacterium, the sequence CCAGGTTTTAGCTCAGGTAAAAAAGAAAACAAACTGGGAATGCGAGCCTCTGAAACTGCCGAACTTGTTTTTGACAATTGTAGAGTGCATAAAGACAATATGCTTGGTGAAGAAGGTGAAGGATTTATTCAGGCCATGAAAGTATTAGATGGAGGACGTATTTCCATTGCAGCTCTTAGTTTAGGAATTGCAAAAGGAGCTTATAATGCTGCCTTAGCTTATTCAAAAGAGAGAGAACAGTTTGGTAAACCAATTTCGCAATTTCAAGCAATTGGATTCAAATTAGCAGATATGGCCACAGAAATCGATGCTTCTGAATTACTTATTTTCCAAGCATGTGATAAAAAAGAGAAAAAAGAACGTATGACTCGTGAAGGTGCTATGGCAAAATACTACGCCTCTGAAGTAGCATGCAAAGTAGCCAATGAAGCCGTACAAATCCTAGGTGGATATGGATACACGAAAGACTTCCCTGTAGAAAAATTCTACAGAGACGCAAAACTCTGTACCATAGGTGAAGGAACTTCTGAAATTCAAAAGCTGGTTATTTCAAAACATATTTTGGAATAAAAAGCCATTTATCAGAATATCAACTTTTTGATCACTTAAATATAAACCCATTTCTAAAATGAAATGGGTTTTTCATTTTTTTCCTAATTTAAAACTTCAAATTTTATTTTAAATCAGTATCTTTGCAATTCCGATTCGTCAGAAGAGTATTGGTGAATCGCTAGCTAACATACAACTAAGAAGATATAATTATGATTATCATACCAGTAAAAGAAGGAGAAGCGATAGAAAGAGCGCTTAAAAGGTTTAAAAGAAAATTTGACAAAACTGGAAAAATGAAAGCTCTTAGAACAAGAAAGCAACACACAAAAAGATCTGTTGCAAGAAGAGCTGAGTTGATTAAAGCGGCTTATATCCAACAAAAAAGACAAGAGGAAGAAGCTTAGAATTTTTTACCTTGAAAAAATAAAAACCATCGAAATTTCGATGGTTTTTTTTGAATCCGAACGTTTCTATATTAATCTACAATCTTCTTTTGCTCCAGCAATTATTTTTGCTTCTTTTGAATTTCATTGATTTCCTTTTTTGTTAAACCTGTGAGTTTAACAATGGTCGCAATATCAATTCCAAGTTTTAAAGACTCAATAACCACATTCTTTTTCTCTTCTTCAATTCCTTGTTCGATCCCCTGTTCTATTCCTTGTTCTATTCCTTGTTCAAAACTATAATCCAAGGAGTTTTGGATATCCCGATAATAT encodes:
- a CDS encoding acyl-CoA dehydrogenase family protein, with protein sequence MNFSKTETQNMIAESVRQFAKQHILPDMMEWDENQTFPIEVFKKLGELGFMGVLVPEEYGGSGLSYFDYVTVIDEVSQHCSSIGLSVAAHNSLCTGHILQFGNEEQKKKWLPKLATAEWIGAWGLTEHNTGSDAGGMNTTAVKDGDYYVLNGAKNFITHAISGEIAVVIVRTGEKGDSRGMSAFVIEKGTPGFSSGKKENKLGMRASETAELVFDNCRVHKDNMLGEEGEGFIQAMKVLDGGRISIAALSLGIAKGAYNAALAYSKEREQFGKPISQFQAIGFKLADMATEIDASELLIFQACDKKEKKERMTREGAMAKYYASEVACKVANEAVQILGGYGYTKDFPVEKFYRDAKLCTIGEGTSEIQKLVISKHILE
- the rpsU gene encoding 30S ribosomal protein S21; this encodes MIIIPVKEGEAIERALKRFKRKFDKTGKMKALRTRKQHTKRSVARRAELIKAAYIQQKRQEEEA